A genomic window from Burkholderiales bacterium includes:
- a CDS encoding AMP-binding protein produces MTAMLAQYQHLLEQICAAPDLPIEAYTLVTPQARMMLPDASQPIAEPRFPLVAETIAAWREKDPRAIAISQGQRCWSYDEVWRNALAVAHALRAQGVRSGDVVAISGPRSFGFIAAMVGVLTAGGVLLTVERKLPLQRQRLLLREARAGHLVYVGDLRDEDRWLREIATLKLMTIAAAGDTIAAKFAAKPEAAANAEAQDLLPCRPAPDDPAYIFFTSGTTGTPKGILGNHKGLAHFLDWQRATFAIGPGDRFAHLTGLSFDVLLRDVFRPLTSGARLHLPPADDLTPATILPWLGREKISALHTVPTLAQSWLADPVATLPLPELRCLFFSGEPLTGP; encoded by the coding sequence GTGACCGCGATGCTGGCGCAGTATCAGCACCTGCTCGAACAGATTTGCGCCGCGCCCGATCTGCCGATAGAGGCGTATACGCTGGTCACGCCGCAGGCGCGAATGATGTTGCCCGATGCCAGCCAGCCGATCGCCGAGCCGCGCTTTCCGCTGGTCGCCGAGACGATTGCGGCGTGGCGCGAAAAAGATCCGCGCGCCATCGCCATCAGCCAGGGCCAGCGCTGCTGGAGTTACGACGAAGTGTGGCGCAACGCACTGGCGGTGGCGCACGCCTTGCGCGCGCAAGGCGTGCGCTCGGGCGATGTCGTCGCCATATCCGGGCCGCGCAGTTTCGGCTTCATCGCGGCAATGGTCGGCGTATTGACGGCAGGCGGCGTGCTGCTGACGGTCGAGCGCAAGCTCCCGCTGCAGCGCCAGCGGCTGCTGCTGCGCGAGGCGCGCGCCGGCCACCTGGTTTATGTCGGCGACTTGCGCGACGAAGATCGCTGGCTGCGCGAAATCGCAACCCTGAAGCTGATGACGATTGCGGCCGCCGGCGACACAATCGCCGCGAAGTTTGCCGCAAAGCCCGAAGCAGCCGCCAATGCAGAAGCGCAGGATCTATTGCCCTGCCGTCCGGCGCCCGATGATCCGGCTTACATCTTTTTCACGTCCGGCACGACGGGCACGCCCAAGGGCATACTCGGCAATCACAAAGGTCTCGCTCATTTCCTCGATTGGCAACGCGCGACCTTCGCCATCGGCCCTGGCGATCGCTTCGCGCACTTGACCGGTTTGTCGTTCGACGTGCTGCTGCGCGATGTGTTTCGGCCTCTGACGAGCGGCGCCCGGCTGCATCTGCCGCCGGCTGACGATCTCACGCCGGCAACGATACTGCCGTGGCTGGGGCGCGAAAAAATCAGCGCGCTGCACACGGTTCCCACGCTCGCGCAATCGTGGCTGGCCGACCCGGTGGCGACGCTTCCGCTGCCGGAATTGCGTTGCTTGTTTTTTTCCGGAGAGCCATTGACGGGACCTTGA
- a CDS encoding AMP-binding protein, whose translation MRHRRTWRNRAAHAIRTLGYIDADDEQRRRFVKNPLRDDAEDLLYFTGDRGRYRPDGAIDIFGRGDDQVKINGVRVEPGEVAAALSQHAAVAACTVLARSDERDELFLAAYVVATAATHPTVSELRAYLSARLPAALIPSAFVFLTRCR comes from the coding sequence GTGCGGCATCGGCGAACTTGGCGAAATCGTGCTGCGCACGCCATTCGTACGCTTGGCTATATCGATGCAGACGACGAACAACGCCGGCGCTTTGTCAAAAATCCGTTACGCGACGATGCCGAAGACTTACTGTATTTCACCGGCGATCGCGGCCGCTACCGCCCCGATGGCGCGATCGATATTTTCGGACGCGGCGACGATCAGGTAAAAATAAACGGCGTTCGCGTCGAGCCTGGCGAAGTCGCGGCGGCCCTGTCGCAGCATGCCGCTGTCGCCGCGTGCACCGTGCTTGCGCGCAGCGACGAACGCGATGAATTGTTCCTCGCCGCCTATGTCGTTGCCACCGCCGCAACCCATCCGACCGTTTCAGAACTCCGCGCCTATCTGAGCGCCCGTTTGCCGGCGGCGCTGATACCCTCGGCTTTCGTGTTTCTTACGCGATGCCGTTGA